The following are encoded together in the Lathyrus oleraceus cultivar Zhongwan6 chromosome 3, CAAS_Psat_ZW6_1.0, whole genome shotgun sequence genome:
- the LOC127130120 gene encoding uncharacterized protein LOC127130120, with amino-acid sequence MKNPTMHAGGTEDPTEVERSVIDKEVRKFVTSVLKEVNPDVLPDVQISLAKETSPDNDSSEKAEESVPEHATLERRSKKKADECVPKHAAHERRSKNKVDHVVNVDELTSNEEPLINIVTPSIVKRQQRPKGKAVEFEDSPSKEISWSKVVTPTRNRKVVSSSDYEFDIEKDFQDITAVKISATKKPHVVVPKAPLDNVSLHYVKNAESWKYVIQRRVAMERELGKDALKCKEVVELIEATGLMKIVTKFGPCYESLVKEFVVTIPDGCDDVKSTNYRKVYVRGNVVTLSTAMINKFLGRTEELPAVLEVTNDHVCKEITAK; translated from the exons ATGAAAAACCCTACTATGCATGCTGGAGGCACTGAGGATCCAACGGAAGTGGAAAGGAGTGTCATTGATAAGGAAGTTAGGAAGTTTGTTACATCTGTTTTGAAGGAAGTGAACCCAGATGTTTTGCCAGATGTTCAAATATCTTTGGCAAAAGAAACTAGCCCTGACAATGATTCTAGTGAAAAAGCTGAGGAAAGTGTTCCTGAACATGCTACTCTTGAAAGAAGGAGTAAGAAAAAGGCTGATGAGTGTGTCCCTAAGCATGCTGCTCATGAGAGAAGAAGTAAAAATAAAGTTGATCATGTTGTCAATGTTGATGAACTAACTTCTAATGAAGAACCTCTTATCAATATTGTAACTCCTAGTATAGTTAAGAGACAACAAAGACCAAAAGGAAAGGCCGTGGAGTTTGAAGATTCTCCCTCCAAGGAGAT ATCATGGAGTAAAGTTGTTACCCCTACTAGAAATAGGAAAGTTGTCTCTTCTAGTGATTATGAGTTTGATATCGAAAAGGATTTCCAGGACATCACGGCTGTCAAAATATCTGCTACCAAGAAGCCTCATGTTGTTGTGCCCAAGGCTCCACTGGACAATGTTTCTTTACATTATGTAAAGAATGCTGAAAGTTGGAAGTATGTTATTCAAAGGAGGGTAGCCATGGAGAGGGAATTGGGTAAGGATGCTCTAAAATGTAAGGAGGTTGTAGAACTTATAGAAGCTACTGGGTTGATGAAGATTGTCACAAAATTTGGCCCTTGCTATGAAAGCCTAGTCAAGGAGTTTGTGGTGACTATTCCTGATGGGTGTGATGATGTGAAAAGTACTAACTATAGGAAGGTTTATGTTAGAGGAAATGTTGTGACACTTTCTACAGCTATGATCAACAAATTTCTGGGAAGAACAGAAGAACTTCCGGCTGTGCTAGAGGTTACAAATGACCACGTGTGTAAGGAGATAACTGCCAAGTAG